From the Chiroxiphia lanceolata isolate bChiLan1 chromosome Z, bChiLan1.pri, whole genome shotgun sequence genome, one window contains:
- the SKOR2 gene encoding SKI family transcriptional corepressor 2, whose translation MATSPLPGPTDILLPSPSSAYPPDPMNQPRAGHAAMKPNQVGQVILYGIPIVSLVIDGQERLCLAQISNTLLKNFSYNEIHNRRVALGITCVQCTPVQLEILRRAGAMPISSRRCGMITKREAERLCKSFLGENRPPKLPDNFAFDVSHECAWGCRGSFIPARYNSSRAKCIKCSYCSMYFSPNKFIFHSHRTPDAKYTQPDAANFNSWRRHLKLTDKNPQDELVFAWEDVKAMFNGGSRKRALPPAPPAPAAAAPAACHPLGSVKAAAVVGGGLLSPHLLAAPPDLHQKRPRFEEDEELQEAVAAAHGGKSPRSYPVIPVPSKGSFGGMLQKFPGCGGLFPHPYGFPAAAFGLCHKKEEGGGGDALGGAAAHKAGGAAAGGGLSGLFWPGRKDAAFYPPFCMFWPPRTPGGLPVPTYLQPPPQPPGALGCSLGGDGAGLLRQAFLDLSEPGGEAGPPASPAASDGGSGGGGAGRVPPHHPHLLEAAGGRKAGGGYHHSSAFRPVGGKEDSESLAKLHGGGGPPRSASPLQLLLPPPPPPPPEDAGCERHPHPPHAAHRLLSPGGTSCSFASEESSEEEEDEEEEDEPEVDVEGHKPPEEEEEEEEEEGEEEPRGGDPLAAGGRFPPARGLLEKGGRERPAAGPFPRPPVEEKPGDGQATSQPPPGAPRAGSGGSSPAHLPAPEEQPLYKDNQKSKESNQVILPTKEDTFSDKNKEHNFFITDSEPSGGDFWRDIAGEHTQETNSPHSLKKDVENMGKEELQKVLFEQIDLRRRLEQEFQVLKGNASFPVFNNFQDQMKRELAYREEMVQQLQIIPYAASLIRKEKLGAHLSKS comes from the exons ATGGCGACGAGCCCGCTGCCCGGCCCCACCGATATCTTGCTGCCGTCGCCATCCAGCGCGTACCCGCCGGACCCCATGAACCAGCCGAGGGCCGGCCACGCCGCCATGAAGCCCAACCAGGTGGGGCAGGTGATCCTCTACGGCATCCCCATCGTCTCCCTGGTGATCGACGGGCAGGAGCGGTTGTGCCTGGCGCAGATCTCCAACACCCTCCTCAAAAACTTCAGCTACAACGAGATCCACAACCGGCGGGTGGCCCTGGGCATCACCTGCGTGCAGTGCACGCCGGTGCAGCTGGAGATCCTGCGGCGGGCCGGGGCCATGCCCATCTCCTCCCGCCGCTGCGGCATGATCACCAAGCGGGAGGCGGAGCGGCTCTGCAAGTCCTTCTTGGGCGAGAACCGGCCCCCCAAACTGCCGGATAACTTCGCCTTCGACGTGTCCCACGAGTGCGCCTGGGGCTGCCGCGGGAGCTTCATCCCCGCCCGCTACAACAGCTCCCGGGCCAAGTGCATCAAATGCAGCTACTGCAGCATGTACTTCTCCCCCAACAAGTTCATCTTCCACTCCCACCGCACCCCCGACGCCAAGTACACCCAGCCCGACGCCGCCAACTTCAACTCCTGGCGCCGCCACCTGAAGCTGACCGACAAGAACCCCCAGGACGAGCTGGTCTTCGCCTGGGAGGACGTCAAGGCCATGTTTAACGGCGGCAGCCGCAAGCGCGCCctgccgcccgccccgccggcccccgccgccgccgcccccgccgcctgCCACCCGCTGGGCTCGGTGAAGGCGGCGGCGGTGGTGGGCGGCGGGCTGCTGAGCCCGCACCTCCTGGCCGCCCCTCCCGACCTGCACCAGAAGCGGCCCCGCTTCGAGGAAGacgaggagctgcaggaggcggtggcggcggcgcaCGGCGGCAAGAGCCCGCGGAGCTACCCCGTCATCCCGGTGCCCAGCAAGGGCTCCTTCGGCGGCATGCTCCAGAAGTTCCCAGGCTGCGGGGGGCTCTTCCCGCACCCCTACGGCTTCCCCGCCGCCGCCTTCGGGCTCTGCCATAAGAAGGaggagggcggcggcggcgatgCCCtcggcggggcggccgcgcaCAAGGctggcggggcggcggcgggcggcgggctCTCGGGGCTCTTCTGGCCGGGCAGGAAGGATGCCGCCTTCTACCCGCCCTTCTGCATGTTCTGGCCGCCCCGCACGCCGGGCGGGCTGCCGGTCCCCACCTACCTgcagccgccgccgcagccccccGGAGCCCTGGGATGCTCGCTGGGGGGGGACGGGGCGGGCCTGCTGCGCCAGGCTTTCCTGGACCTGTCGGAGCCCGGCGGCGAGGCGGGACCG CCCGCCTCGCCCGCCGCCTCCGAcgggggcagcggcggcggcggggccgggcgggtcCCCCCGCACCACCCGCACCTGCTggaggcggcgggcgggcgcAAGGCGGGCGGGGGGTACCACCACTCCAGCGCCTTCCGCCCGGTGGGCGGCAAGGAGGACTCGGAGAGCCTGGCCAAGCTgcacggcggcggcggccccccGCGCTCCGCCTcgcccctgcagctgctgctgccgccgccgccgccgccgccccccgagGATGCGGGGTGCGAGAGGCATCCGCATCCCCCGCACGCCGCGCACCGCCTGCTCTCCCCCGGGGGCACCAGCTGCAGCTTCGCCAGCGAGGAGAGCAGCGAGGAGGAGGaagacgaggaggaggaggacgagcCCGAGGTGGACGTCGAAGGGCACAAGCCCCccgaggaggaggaagaggaagaggaggaggagggcgaggAAGAGCCCCGCGGCGGAGACCCTTTGGCGGCCGGCGGCCGCTTCCCGCCCGCCCGGGGGCTGCTGGAGAAGGGGGGCCGGGAGCGCCCTGCTGCCGGCCCCTTCCCCCGGCCGCCCGTCGAGGAGAAGCCGGGGGACGGCCAAGCCACTTCGCAGCCGCCTCCCGGCGCCCCGCGGGCGGGCAGTGGCGGCAGCAGCCCCGCGCACCTCCCGGCACCAGAGGAGCAGCCCCTCTACAAGGAT AATCAGAAGAGCAAGGAGAGTAATCAGGTCATCTTGCCCACGAAGGAGGACACCTTCTCAG ATAAGAACAAGGAGCATAATTTTTTCATCACAGATTCAGAGCCTTCAGGAGGAGACTTCTGGAGAGATATAGCAG gagaacaCACACAAGAAACCAATTCACCTCATTCGCTGAAGAAGGATGTGGAAAACATGgggaaag AGGAGCTCCAGAAGGTTTTGTTTGAGCAGATCGACTTACGAAGGAGACTGGAACAGGAATTCCAGGTGTTGAAAGGAAACGCGTCTTTCCCAGTCTTCA ATAATTTTCAAGATCAGATGAAGCGGGAACTGGCGTACAGAGAAGAAATGGTACAGCAGCTACAAATT